From Pseudomonas sp. stari2, a single genomic window includes:
- a CDS encoding cytochrome c oxidase assembly protein, which produces MADSISLKKLVTRLLGVVVAMFVFGFALVPIYDVMCKAFGINGKTAGQYEGEQVVDKSRQVRVQFLSTNNVDMPWDFYPKHDELTANPGAVNEMIFIARNPTDKPMSAQAVPSIAPSEAAAYFHKTECFCFTQQVLQPGQQIEMPVRFIVDRDMPKDVKHLTLSYTLFDITARHPPVAANTGG; this is translated from the coding sequence ATGGCTGACTCGATTTCGCTGAAAAAACTGGTGACCCGACTGCTCGGCGTGGTGGTAGCGATGTTCGTCTTCGGTTTTGCTTTGGTGCCGATCTACGACGTGATGTGCAAGGCGTTCGGCATCAATGGCAAGACCGCCGGGCAGTACGAGGGCGAGCAGGTTGTGGACAAGTCCCGGCAGGTGCGGGTGCAGTTCTTGTCGACCAACAATGTCGACATGCCTTGGGACTTCTACCCCAAGCATGACGAACTGACGGCCAACCCCGGCGCGGTCAACGAGATGATCTTCATCGCCCGCAATCCCACCGACAAACCGATGAGCGCCCAAGCCGTGCCGAGCATCGCGCCGAGCGAAGCGGCGGCGTATTTCCACAAGACCGAATGCTTTTGCTTTACCCAGCAGGTGCTGCAGCCCGGACAACAGATCGAGATGCCGGTGCGTTTCATCGTTGACCGCGACATGCCCAAGGACGTGAAGCACCTGACGCTGTCCTACACGCTGTTCGATATCACCGCCCGACATCCTCCGGTGGCTGCAAACACTGGCGGTTAA